From the Ilumatobacteraceae bacterium genome, the window CGAGCAGGTGCAGCAGTTCGTGACGGGTCGCGACGTCGACACCGCTCGCCGGTTCGTCGAGCACGAGGAGGTCGGGTTCCCGGGCCAGCGCACGAGCGAGGAACACCCGCTGCTGCTGACCACCGGACAACTCGCTGATGTGCCGGTCGTGCAGGCCGTCGAGGCCGAGCGAATCGATGACGCCGCGGACGCGCGCTGCATCGGCGCGCGGCAGGCGGCGGAAGCGGCCGTGTGGAACGGTGAGCGCCACCACGTCGAACACGGTCACCGGGAACGACCAGTCGATCGTCTCGACCTGCGGCACGTAGCCGATCCGGAGCCCCTCGCGGAGCCGGATCGTGCCGTAGCGCGGCCGCACGATCCCGAGCAATGCCTTCAGCACGGTCGTCTTGCCGCTCCCCGATGGCCCGACGATGCCGACGAAGTCGCCGTCGTGCACCGCCAGATCGACGTCGTCGACCACCGTGGTGTCGCCGTAGCCGCAGCCCACGTGCTCGAACACGAAGAGCGGTGCATCGATCGGCATCGTCCGCCAGCGTAGACGTCCGCCGAGCCCGGCACTCAGGAGGCCGCCATCGGACTCGTCGGGCCGCCGCCCGGCCAGCTAGGACGGTGACATGTCGACCTCCACGCCGTTCGACGCGCCGTCCCTGCCGCCACCGGTCGAACTCTCGGTCGTGCTCGGACAGTGGCTCGACCACTCGATCGCCGCCGACCTCGAGCTCGCCGTGTTGGCCGACCGGCTCGGATACCGGCAGCTCTGGGTGCCCGAGATGGCGAAGGTCGACGCCCCGGCATTCGCCGCGATGGTCGCGGCACGCACCGAGCAGATCGAGCTGGTCCTCGGCCCGCTCGCGGTGACCGTCCGGTCCCCCGTCCAGATCGCGATGGCGGTCGCGACCGTGGCCGCCACCGGACGAGCGACCCACGTCGCACTCGGCACGTCGAGTTCCCTCGTCGCCCGCTGGCACGGTCGGTCGCGTGCCGGCGCGGCCGACCGACTCGCCCGGACCCGCACCGAACTCGCGACGTTGCTCGAAGGTGGACGGGTGAACGGATATCGACTCCCACAGCCGCCCGTGCCGGCGCCGACGATGACGGTCGCGGCGTTCGGCCCGAAGGCGGTCGACGCAGCCGGTGAGGCCGACCGCATGGTGCTCAACATGGTGACGGTCGACAGCGCCGCACGGCTCGCCCCTCGACATCCGCACACGGCCGTGTGGCTGTGCGCTGCCGTCGACCCGAGCGACGAGGAGGTCGCCTGGCTCTCGCGAGGACTCGTCGGCTACCTCGCCGCCCCCGGCTACGGCGAGATGTTCACTGAGGCCGGCCACGGCGAACTGGTCGAGTTCGCCAGGACGCGGCCGGGGCCGAAGGCCGTCTTCGCTCGTCTGCCCGACGATCTCGTGACCGAGGTCGGGCTGGTCGGCTCGAAGGATGCCATCACGGAACGGATCGCGGCGTACGCGGCCGCCGGGGTCGCCGAGGTCTGCCTCGTGCCACCGGCGCCCGACCTCCCGTCATCGCGACCGACGCTCGAGTTCCTCGCCCCGAACGCCCGGTGACGACATCCGACCGCGACGCGTCAGCGCTCAGCGGCGCCGTGACCCACGACGGTCAGTGAGCGGTCGGCACCCGCATCATCGGCCGGTGGCGGTTGGTCGGCTCCTCCGTCCGACCCGTCACCGATGCCGATCTTGAACCGGTACATCTCCGAGTCGGCGTGTGCCAACAGCGCGTCGAACGTGTCGCCGTCTTGCGGGTAGGTCGCCACGCCGCAGGACGCTCCGACCCTGAGTTCGCAGCCCTCGAACGGAATCGGCTGCTCGATCGTGGCGGTGAGTTCCGCGGCGAGCGTCCGCGCCCCGTCGGCGTCGGTGGCCGGCAACAGGATGACGAACTCGTCACCTCCCACCCGAGCGATCGTGTCGGATTCGCGCACGCGGGACTTCATGCGGTCGGAGATGGCGGTGAGCGCCGCGTCGCCGGCCTGGTGCCCGTGGGCGTCGTTGACCGGTTTGAAGGCGTCGAGATCGATGTACACGAAGCTGATCGGGTGACCTTCGCGCTTGGCCAACCGGCAGGCCTGGTTCGCCCGCATCTCGAGGAGACGGCGATTGGCCAGACCCGTCAGATCGTCCTGGAGCGACAGCATCCGGCTGCGCCACCGGTCGCGGGTTCGTTCGAAGACGAGCCGGCTCACCAGGCCGGCGAGCACGACCGCGAAGACCTGGAAGGCGATCAACAGACCGTTGCCCCCGGTGGGCGCGCCCGAACGGACCGCCAACTCCCACGACCCGTTGGGAACCGCCATGGTGAGCACGGTGTCGGCGTCGTCGAAGAGCGACAGGTCGCCGCCGACCGGCGTGGCGGGCGTCGCGCCGTTCTCGACCGTTCGCACGGCCCACTCGAGCTCGAACCGCTCGACGTCGGCCGCGGCGCCCGTGAGCAGGCTGTCGACGTCGAGCACCAGACTCACGATGCCCCAGTAGCTGCCGTCGGCCAGGAACACGGGGGTGCGGTCGATGAGACCGCGGCCGCCCTGCACGAGGTCGATCGGGCCCGCCAGGACGCTCTGACGAGTCTCGATCGCGAGTTCGACGGTCGCGAACTGTTCCGGCACGTCTTCATAGCGGAGACCGAGCGCGCCCTCGTTGCCCTCGATCGGGAAGACATGACTGATCACGTTGCCCGGTGCGACGCCGATGTTCCGGATGTCGTCTCCCTGTGCGTAGAGCTCCTCCAGCAGGTTGTCGAACCGCGCCGGGTCACCCAGATCGGGGTTGGCCACGACGAAGGCCCGCAATCCGCGAGCGAGGTTGATGTTCTGCGACAGGCGGTCGCCGATCGCAGCACGAACCTCGGCCGCTTCGGCGACGGTCAACCGATCGGCCGCCGCCGATCGCTGCGATGCCTCGAGCCGCACGAGCGCCAGGCCGATCGCCGACAGCACGACGAACAGCGCCACACATCCAGCGACGAGCCGACGAAGGCTCCCGGTTCGCAGCTTGGGGTTCACGGTGGGCCCATCGGCCGTATAACAACGTGCTTGAGGACGTTTCCGAAACGCGGCGCGCGCCGCGGGCTCAGATCATCGCCGCGTTGAAGTCGACGCCCAGCAGGAACTTGCCGAGCGTCTCGTTCAGCTTGGGCGCGACCATGATGTGTTGCGTCAGGACGTGCGCATCACGGACGCAACGGCCGAGCACACTGGTGTCGTACACCGCGGTGCCGCCGGCCAGGGTCCACGCCGTGTCGACCACACCGACACAGGTCGAGGCCGCGTGCGCCGCGGCGAGCCGCATGGCCACCCGGACGTCGACACCGACAGGATCGCCGGCGACCGCCGCGTCCCAGGCACCGCCGACCTCGGACCGCAGGAGTGCCCGTGCCGCCCGCCAGCTCGCCTCGGCCCGGGCGAACTCGGTCTGGGCGTACGAACTCTCGGCCAACGATCGACTGGAGTACTGGGGCTTCTTGGCGCCGGCCAACTCGGCGCACTCGTCGAGCGCGCGCCGGGCGATACCGAGCCCGGTGGCGGCGATGCCGAGTGCGAGCAGCGTGAAGTTGGGAAAACGGCTGATCGGTTCGTCCACCACGGCCCGCTCGCCGACGGCATAGGTGTACTCATCCGGTACGTGGACGTCGTCGACGGAGAAGTCGAGCGACCCGGTGCCACGCATGCCGGCGGTGTGCCAGGTGTCGTGGAAGGTGACCTGGTCGGGCGAGAAGAAGCACACCCGTTGCGTACCGTCGTCGCAGCGGGCGCCGCCGACGATCCACTCGCAATGCTGGGTGCCGCTCCCCCACTGCCAACGACCCGACACCCGGTAGCCGGCGCCGTCTCGCGTCCCGACGGCGTTCGGGGCGAACACCCCGCCGGTCGCCGTCGCGGCGGTCGGGAACACCGCGCGCGCCACGTCGGGGGCGAGGAACGACGCCAACGACGAGGTGGTCGATGCGATCCCGGCGCACCAGCCGGCCGAGCCGTCTGCCTCGGCGACCTGCTGGACGGCGTCGATCATCACCACCGGCCCAGCACCCGACCCGCCGTACACCTCGGGGAGACACATGGTGAACAGACCGGCGTCGGCGAGCGCGGCGACGGTCGCTGCCGGCAGCCGGCGGAGTCGCTCGGCCTCGTCGGCGCCTGCCAGTGCGACGGCGGCGGCGGTCGAGACGGTACGGGAGGCGCTCATGGGTGCCGATCGTAGGACCCGGGGGCACGGCGCGAAGATCTGATCTACCATCGGATCCATGAAGTTCGGCTTCGTGATCCCGTGGGCGGACGCCGCCGAGGTCGGGGACCTCGCCGCGGCCGCCGAGGAGCACGGGTGGGACGGCATCTTCGTCTGGGAGCCGGTGTGGGGTGTGGATGCATGGACCAGCCTCGGGCTCGCGGCGGTCCGCACGTCGAAGATCCGGATCGGCACGATGCTGACGGCCCCGTCGCGCCGGCGCCCGTGGGAGCTCGCGAGCCAGGTGGCCACGGTCGACCGGCTGAGCGACGGCCGGGTCACCCTCTCGGTCGGCCTCGGGGCGATCGACACCGGCATGGCAGCGTTCGGTGAGGAATGCGGCAAACGGGAACGTGCCGAGTTGATGGACGAATGTCTCGAGGTCGCATGCGGACTCTGGGCCGGTCAGCCGTACGAGTTCCACGGACGTCACTACGACGTGACACCGACCGAGTTCCCCACGATCGGACACACGGTCCAACGGCCGCGGGTGCCGATCTGGTGCGTCGGCGCGATCGGTTACGAACGCTCGATGGGCCGCGCGTTCGGTTGGGACGGACTGATCCCGCAGGTGATCGACGACGGCACTGCCCGGCAGGCGACCCTCGAGGAACTGGCGGCGATCGGCGACACGCTCCCCGGCGACGGGTACGACGTGATCATCGAAGGTGTGTGGTCCGAACACTCCCCCGCCGCCTGGGCCGATGCCGGAGCCACCTGGTGGCTCGAGACCCAGTGGGACGCGGTCGGCCAGGCCCGACCCGCGCTGGCCACCGTCGACCGGTTGCGCGACGGCCCCCCGATCGTCTGAGCATTCACGCGGACCGGTTTCTCGGGTCGTCACGATCGGCACGCCTACACTCGCGTCATGGAGCGCATCCCCCAGCGCGTCGACTGGAAGTCCTACGGCGCGGTCCTGTTCGACCTCGATGGCGTGATCACGCCCACGGCGGAGATCCACGAACGAGCGTGGTCTGCGCTGTTCGAGCCGTGGGGGTTCACCCCCACCGACTACCTCCGTCATGTCGACGGCAAGCCCCGCTACGACGGCGTCCGATCGTTCCTCGAATCGCGTGGGGTCGACCTGCCATGGGGTGACCCGAGCGATCCACCCGGCGACGAGACCGTCTGCGCGCTCGGCAACCGCAAGAACGACATGTTCAACGAGGTCCTCGACCGCGACGGCATCGCGCCGTATCCGGGGACATCGGCCGTGCTCGAACTCCTCGACGAACACCGCGTGCCGCAAGCGATCGTCTCGTCGTCGAAGAACGCTCGCACCGTGTTGCGCGCGGCCGGCATGGAGGGACGTTTCCCGGTGGTCGTCGACGGGGTCACGGCGGTCGAGCGTGATCTGGTCGGCAAGCCCGACCCGGCGATGTTCCATCATGCGGCCGATCTACTCGGCGTGACGCACGAGCGGTCGATCGTCGTCGAAGACGCATCGTCGGGTGTCGCCGCCGGCGCAGCCGGTGGTTTCGCGTTCGTGCTCGGGGTCGATCGAGGCGGCAACCGGCAGGCGCTGCTCGACGCCGGCGCCGACCTCGTCGTCGCGGACCTGGGCGACACGCTCACGCCGGACGCTCCGCGCGCCGATGAGGATCACGTATGAAGATCCGAGCGACCGCATCGGCGATCCCACGCCACCGGTTCCCCGTCGATCCGTGGCGCCTGGTCGAGACCGAACCCGATCACGACGACCTCGGCCTGACCGAGACGCTGTTCGCGATCGGCAACGGCTACCTCGGCATGCGGGCCAACCCGGCCGAGGGACGCCAGGCCCACACACACGGCACGTACATCAACGGCTTCCACGAGACGTGGGCGATCAAGCACGCCGAAGACGCATTCGCGTTCGCCAAGACCGGGCAGACGATCGTCAACGTCCCCGACGCCAAGCTGCTGAAGATCTACGTCGACGACGAACCGCTCCTGCTCGACGAGGCCGACCTCAACGGGTACGAGCGGGTCGTCGACTTCCGGACCGGCGTGTCGCACCGTGAACTGGTGTGGCGCACACCCGGCGGCAAGCGGGTGCGTGTTCGTTCCGAACGCGTCGTCAGCCTCGAGCACCGGCACCTCGCCGTGATGCACATGGAGGTGACGCTGCTCGATCAGTCCGCCCCGATCGTCATCTCCTCCCAACTGCTGAATCGTCAGGACGGCGAGGACGAGTACCACGTGCGGAGCGCCGCGCTCGGCGAGGGCAAAGACCCGCGTCAGGCCCGGAAGTTCGACCGGCGCGTGCTGCTGCCGAAGCTGAGCGAGCA encodes:
- a CDS encoding metal ABC transporter ATP-binding protein encodes the protein MPIDAPLFVFEHVGCGYGDTTVVDDVDLAVHDGDFVGIVGPSGSGKTTVLKALLGIVRPRYGTIRLREGLRIGYVPQVETIDWSFPVTVFDVVALTVPHGRFRRLPRADAARVRGVIDSLGLDGLHDRHISELSGGQQQRVFLARALAREPDLLVLDEPASGVDVATRHELLHLLADLHRDGMTIVLTTHDINGLAAHLPRLVCFNRTVVADGPPDEVLHPYVLERTYGAPMDVLHHGGMPVVLEQRGHGPHVARDRSA
- a CDS encoding LLM class F420-dependent oxidoreductase; the protein is MSTSTPFDAPSLPPPVELSVVLGQWLDHSIAADLELAVLADRLGYRQLWVPEMAKVDAPAFAAMVAARTEQIELVLGPLAVTVRSPVQIAMAVATVAATGRATHVALGTSSSLVARWHGRSRAGAADRLARTRTELATLLEGGRVNGYRLPQPPVPAPTMTVAAFGPKAVDAAGEADRMVLNMVTVDSAARLAPRHPHTAVWLCAAVDPSDEEVAWLSRGLVGYLAAPGYGEMFTEAGHGELVEFARTRPGPKAVFARLPDDLVTEVGLVGSKDAITERIAAYAAAGVAEVCLVPPAPDLPSSRPTLEFLAPNAR
- a CDS encoding diguanylate cyclase — translated: MNPKLRTGSLRRLVAGCVALFVVLSAIGLALVRLEASQRSAAADRLTVAEAAEVRAAIGDRLSQNINLARGLRAFVVANPDLGDPARFDNLLEELYAQGDDIRNIGVAPGNVISHVFPIEGNEGALGLRYEDVPEQFATVELAIETRQSVLAGPIDLVQGGRGLIDRTPVFLADGSYWGIVSLVLDVDSLLTGAAADVERFELEWAVRTVENGATPATPVGGDLSLFDDADTVLTMAVPNGSWELAVRSGAPTGGNGLLIAFQVFAVVLAGLVSRLVFERTRDRWRSRMLSLQDDLTGLANRRLLEMRANQACRLAKREGHPISFVYIDLDAFKPVNDAHGHQAGDAALTAISDRMKSRVRESDTIARVGGDEFVILLPATDADGARTLAAELTATIEQPIPFEGCELRVGASCGVATYPQDGDTFDALLAHADSEMYRFKIGIGDGSDGGADQPPPADDAGADRSLTVVGHGAAER
- a CDS encoding acyl-CoA dehydrogenase family protein; amino-acid sequence: MSASRTVSTAAAVALAGADEAERLRRLPAATVAALADAGLFTMCLPEVYGGSGAGPVVMIDAVQQVAEADGSAGWCAGIASTTSSLASFLAPDVARAVFPTAATATGGVFAPNAVGTRDGAGYRVSGRWQWGSGTQHCEWIVGGARCDDGTQRVCFFSPDQVTFHDTWHTAGMRGTGSLDFSVDDVHVPDEYTYAVGERAVVDEPISRFPNFTLLALGIAATGLGIARRALDECAELAGAKKPQYSSRSLAESSYAQTEFARAEASWRAARALLRSEVGGAWDAAVAGDPVGVDVRVAMRLAAAHAASTCVGVVDTAWTLAGGTAVYDTSVLGRCVRDAHVLTQHIMVAPKLNETLGKFLLGVDFNAAMI
- a CDS encoding LLM class flavin-dependent oxidoreductase: MKFGFVIPWADAAEVGDLAAAAEEHGWDGIFVWEPVWGVDAWTSLGLAAVRTSKIRIGTMLTAPSRRRPWELASQVATVDRLSDGRVTLSVGLGAIDTGMAAFGEECGKRERAELMDECLEVACGLWAGQPYEFHGRHYDVTPTEFPTIGHTVQRPRVPIWCVGAIGYERSMGRAFGWDGLIPQVIDDGTARQATLEELAAIGDTLPGDGYDVIIEGVWSEHSPAAWADAGATWWLETQWDAVGQARPALATVDRLRDGPPIV
- a CDS encoding HAD-IA family hydrolase → MERIPQRVDWKSYGAVLFDLDGVITPTAEIHERAWSALFEPWGFTPTDYLRHVDGKPRYDGVRSFLESRGVDLPWGDPSDPPGDETVCALGNRKNDMFNEVLDRDGIAPYPGTSAVLELLDEHRVPQAIVSSSKNARTVLRAAGMEGRFPVVVDGVTAVERDLVGKPDPAMFHHAADLLGVTHERSIVVEDASSGVAAGAAGGFAFVLGVDRGGNRQALLDAGADLVVADLGDTLTPDAPRADEDHV